One region of Bos javanicus breed banteng chromosome Y, ARS-OSU_banteng_1.0, whole genome shotgun sequence genomic DNA includes:
- the LOC133243868 gene encoding testis-specific Y-encoded protein 3-like isoform X1, with the protein MESETGPEEGGSTPGSWILVVSPGLHEGGALGPSSPVGAAEAMQAAGGAPGEEAALFWVEAVEEGAAVEEGEVAGLGQEFQLLVLDVMEEVEVVAYEEQEQVSSEEHVHDHPRPGALSDRPALEALAALQLELEPVNQKAQRAHARLKHKTSQRRKVHLEHRSAIIQGIRGFWVEVFMNHPQMSVLMSKQDADMLHFMTNLEVEEFRHPTRHCKITLSFRRNRYFQNEVIVKEYLMKVTGYHASRSTPVQWHQGFEQKAYRRRHHDSSVNFFNWFFDHNFTGSDWIAEIIIRDLWPNPLQYYVRRKAAPRKVPGEREEPDPPSF; encoded by the exons ATGGAGAGTGAGACGGGGCCAGAGGAAGGCGGCAGCACTCCGGGatcctggatcttagttgtgagCCCGGGTCTTCATGagggaggggccctggggcctTCCAGTCCGGTGGGGGCGGCAGAGGCGATGCAGGCCGCAGGTGGTGCGCCAGGCGAGGAGGCCGCCCTCTTCTGGGTGGAGGCAGTGGAGGAAGGTGCGgctgtggaggagggagaggtggcGGGACTCGGGCAGGAGTTCCAGCTGCTGGTGTTGGACGtcatggaggaggtggaggtggtggcaTACGAGGAGCAGGAGCAGGTGTCCTCGGAGGAGCATGTCCACGACCATCCAAGGCCCGGAGCCCTGAGTGACCGGCCTGCACTGGAGGCGCTGGCGGCCCTGCAGCTGGAGCTGGAGCCCGTGAATCAGAAAGCCCAAAGGGCGCATGCTCGCCTGAAACATAAGACCAGTCAGCGGCGGAAGGTGCATCTAGAACACAGAAGCGCCATCATCCAGGGCATCCGTGGCTTCTGGGTCGAAGTT TTTATGAACCACCCCCAAATGTCAGTTTTGATGAGCAAGCAAGATGCAGACATGCTTCACTTCATGACCAACTTGGAG GTGGAGGAATTCAGGCATCCCACTCGTCACTGCAAGATCACATTGTCCTTTCGGAGGAATAGGTATTTCCAGAATGAAGTGATTGTCAAGGAGTACCTGATGAAGGTCACTG GATACCACGCATCTCGTTCCACTCCAGTTCAGTGGCACCAGGGCTTTGAACAGAAGGCATACAGGCGCAGGCACCACGACAGCAGCGTTAACTTCTTCAACTGGTTCTTTGACCACAATTTCACAGGATCTGACTGGATTGCTGAG ATCATCATAAGGGATCTGTGGCCCAATCCTTTGCAGTACTATGTGAGGAGGAAGGCTGCACCACGAAAGGTACCAGGAGAACGAGAG GAACCCGATCCCCCCAGCTTTTGA
- the LOC133243868 gene encoding testis-specific Y-encoded protein 3-like isoform X2 — translation MESETGPEEGGSTPGSWILVVSPGLHEGGALGPSSPVGAAEAMQAAGGAPGEEAALFWVEAVEEGAAVEEGEVAGLGQEFQLLVLDVMEEVEVVAYEEQEQVSSEEHVHDHPRPGALSDRPALEALAALQLELEPVNQKAQRAHARLKHKTSQRRKVHLEHRSAIIQGIRGFWVEVVSLGVVLVEEFRHPTRHCKITLSFRRNRYFQNEVIVKEYLMKVTGYHASRSTPVQWHQGFEQKAYRRRHHDSSVNFFNWFFDHNFTGSDWIAEIIIRDLWPNPLQYYVRRKAAPRKVPGEREEPDPPSF, via the exons ATGGAGAGTGAGACGGGGCCAGAGGAAGGCGGCAGCACTCCGGGatcctggatcttagttgtgagCCCGGGTCTTCATGagggaggggccctggggcctTCCAGTCCGGTGGGGGCGGCAGAGGCGATGCAGGCCGCAGGTGGTGCGCCAGGCGAGGAGGCCGCCCTCTTCTGGGTGGAGGCAGTGGAGGAAGGTGCGgctgtggaggagggagaggtggcGGGACTCGGGCAGGAGTTCCAGCTGCTGGTGTTGGACGtcatggaggaggtggaggtggtggcaTACGAGGAGCAGGAGCAGGTGTCCTCGGAGGAGCATGTCCACGACCATCCAAGGCCCGGAGCCCTGAGTGACCGGCCTGCACTGGAGGCGCTGGCGGCCCTGCAGCTGGAGCTGGAGCCCGTGAATCAGAAAGCCCAAAGGGCGCATGCTCGCCTGAAACATAAGACCAGTCAGCGGCGGAAGGTGCATCTAGAACACAGAAGCGCCATCATCCAGGGCATCCGTGGCTTCTGGGTCGAAGTTGTATCCCTTGGTGTGGTGCTT GTGGAGGAATTCAGGCATCCCACTCGTCACTGCAAGATCACATTGTCCTTTCGGAGGAATAGGTATTTCCAGAATGAAGTGATTGTCAAGGAGTACCTGATGAAGGTCACTG GATACCACGCATCTCGTTCCACTCCAGTTCAGTGGCACCAGGGCTTTGAACAGAAGGCATACAGGCGCAGGCACCACGACAGCAGCGTTAACTTCTTCAACTGGTTCTTTGACCACAATTTCACAGGATCTGACTGGATTGCTGAG ATCATCATAAGGGATCTGTGGCCCAATCCTTTGCAGTACTATGTGAGGAGGAAGGCTGCACCACGAAAGGTACCAGGAGAACGAGAG GAACCCGATCCCCCCAGCTTTTGA